One Kitasatospora sp. NBC_01287 DNA window includes the following coding sequences:
- a CDS encoding SUKH-4 family immunity protein, producing the protein MQLKVDLDRDRLADWFGQDGTRLVPGSALPDALVHQPSRWLLTELGLPREGGARVEFATGPELLLRPLAELLDGPSTGAEQLLVLGRVGCDRLVLDGVTGRIALAGTTYGQPAEVLIDLVASDLSVLLLFIHELEVLRADAADPSALDGLRGPAVVAEVTSALTERLRALDPAVFDAAGQAPLWSAVLLVHGLRWAARPGAWLDGPSLAYEITPELAAGIGSFAPVDPAHLPSVLAHPPTRQLLTRIGLLTSDQLRANEERPLLPLGERHPWIAEHLSQERAHQLDQVCLGETLYDCLVVVDGASGRLELTEGDGEEGWPAALLQSDLSAFYLTCWVLARLRAEAARWHGLRKPADWQVFEPGSLLSEAGFDLLAELDPMSVTEEDGLWRTLADDGHMGGLLGD; encoded by the coding sequence GTGCAGCTGAAGGTCGACCTCGATCGGGACCGGCTCGCCGACTGGTTCGGCCAGGACGGCACCCGCCTGGTGCCCGGGTCGGCGCTGCCCGACGCCCTCGTCCACCAGCCCAGCAGGTGGCTGCTCACCGAGCTCGGCCTGCCCCGCGAGGGCGGTGCGCGCGTGGAGTTCGCCACCGGGCCCGAGCTGCTGCTCCGTCCGCTGGCCGAGCTGCTGGACGGGCCGTCCACCGGCGCCGAGCAGCTGCTGGTGCTCGGGCGGGTCGGGTGCGACCGGCTGGTGCTGGACGGCGTGACCGGCCGGATCGCCCTCGCCGGGACGACGTACGGGCAGCCTGCCGAGGTGCTCATCGACCTGGTGGCGAGTGACCTGTCGGTGCTGCTCCTCTTCATCCACGAGCTGGAGGTCCTGCGCGCGGACGCCGCCGACCCGAGTGCCCTGGACGGGCTGCGCGGGCCCGCGGTGGTCGCCGAGGTGACCAGCGCCCTGACCGAACGGCTGCGCGCCCTCGACCCGGCGGTCTTCGACGCGGCCGGCCAGGCCCCGCTCTGGAGCGCGGTGCTGCTGGTGCACGGGTTGCGCTGGGCGGCCCGCCCCGGCGCCTGGCTGGACGGCCCCTCCCTCGCCTACGAGATCACCCCTGAGCTGGCGGCCGGGATCGGCAGCTTCGCCCCGGTGGACCCGGCGCACCTGCCGTCCGTGCTCGCCCATCCGCCGACCCGTCAACTGCTGACCAGGATAGGCCTGCTGACGTCTGATCAGCTTCGGGCAAACGAGGAGCGTCCACTCCTGCCGCTGGGGGAGCGCCACCCGTGGATCGCCGAGCACCTCTCGCAGGAGCGCGCCCACCAGCTCGACCAGGTCTGCCTCGGTGAGACGCTCTACGACTGCCTGGTGGTGGTGGACGGTGCGAGCGGCCGACTGGAGCTGACCGAGGGTGACGGCGAGGAGGGCTGGCCCGCCGCCCTGCTGCAGAGCGATCTCTCCGCCTTCTACCTCACCTGCTGGGTGCTGGCCCGGCTGCGCGCGGAGGCCGCCCGCTGGCACGGCCTGCGCAAGCCCGCCGACTGGCAGGTCTTCGAGCCCGGCAGCCTGCTCAGCGAGGCCGGCTTCGACCTGCTGGCGGAGCTGGACCCGATGAGCGTGACGGAGGAGGACGGCCTCTGGCGCACGCTCGCCGACGACGGGCACATGGGCGGCCTGCTGGGCGACTGA